One genomic segment of Flavobacteriaceae bacterium includes these proteins:
- a CDS encoding RagB/SusD family nutrient uptake outer membrane protein, protein MKKILKLTLIATILSTSLGCNDDLLDNSGVSGVSQPTEFLTSAQLEQGALTNLGIPVAFVNGIYAQMIQTGTGGTTGHDDFGHKSYDVFSDMLCGDMALSASVFGWYRASITEFQAPQDFTFGDNRQVWRHYYRLIRSANNVIQTLGGNDATPMTTDNQYAMGQAKAMRAHSYFYLTQFYQKEYNASEPILPLYTEPIGTNLAKSTAAEVYDLMERDLRDAISLLNGFTRAAKNQVNQDVARMLLAYVLGAKGGSDAEVASLTQQVISSGGYSILAQNELVAAAGGVNGFDDVNSSSWMWGIDITANNGLGLISWWGQIDAWSYSYAWAGDYKVMDQNLFNAMPANDYRRPQFFNNPAHSRHLQPLFKFRASDGIGAGPQVGITVDYVYMRVEEAYLLNAEANARNGNEAAARTNLQALMTNRVPDVSYINSLSGQALLNEIYLQTRIELWGEGKSYFAMKRNKATTMRGSNHLSFVGEAIPYNDERMQFEIPLDEIQNNPFLSDQNQ, encoded by the coding sequence ATGAAAAAAATCTTAAAATTAACCTTAATTGCTACTATTCTAAGTACTAGTTTAGGCTGTAACGACGATCTGTTGGATAATAGCGGTGTCTCAGGAGTAAGCCAGCCTACAGAATTCCTTACCTCTGCACAACTTGAGCAGGGGGCATTGACAAATCTCGGAATTCCCGTTGCTTTTGTTAACGGTATATATGCACAGATGATCCAAACCGGTACCGGTGGTACCACCGGACATGATGATTTTGGGCATAAATCATACGATGTATTTAGCGATATGCTCTGCGGAGATATGGCTTTAAGTGCAAGTGTTTTTGGCTGGTACAGAGCCAGTATCACAGAATTTCAGGCTCCGCAAGACTTTACTTTTGGAGATAACAGGCAAGTTTGGCGACACTATTACAGATTGATTAGGTCTGCTAATAACGTGATTCAAACCTTAGGAGGTAATGATGCTACTCCGATGACTACCGACAACCAATATGCCATGGGGCAGGCCAAAGCCATGAGAGCTCATTCGTATTTTTATTTAACACAATTCTATCAAAAGGAATACAATGCTTCCGAGCCCATACTTCCGTTGTATACTGAGCCTATAGGAACTAACCTGGCAAAATCAACTGCTGCTGAGGTATATGATTTAATGGAAAGAGACTTAAGAGACGCTATTTCTCTGTTAAACGGTTTTACCAGAGCAGCAAAAAATCAGGTGAATCAGGATGTAGCCAGGATGTTGTTAGCCTATGTATTGGGTGCTAAGGGAGGAAGTGACGCAGAAGTGGCTTCTCTGACTCAGCAAGTAATCAGCAGCGGTGGTTACAGCATTTTAGCCCAAAACGAATTGGTTGCTGCTGCCGGAGGTGTCAATGGTTTTGACGATGTAAATTCGTCAAGTTGGATGTGGGGTATTGACATTACAGCCAACAATGGCTTAGGGCTAATATCCTGGTGGGGGCAAATAGATGCCTGGTCGTACAGTTATGCCTGGGCAGGAGATTATAAAGTAATGGATCAGAACCTATTTAATGCCATGCCGGCTAATGATTACAGAAGACCTCAATTTTTTAATAACCCTGCGCATAGCAGGCATCTACAGCCTCTGTTCAAGTTTAGAGCCTCTGATGGAATCGGTGCCGGGCCTCAGGTTGGTATTACTGTAGATTATGTATACATGCGTGTAGAAGAGGCTTATTTGTTAAATGCCGAAGCAAATGCAAGAAATGGCAATGAAGCTGCCGCAAGAACCAATCTCCAAGCACTTATGACTAACAGAGTTCCGGATGTAAGTTATATCAATAGTTTAAGTGGTCAAGCTTTATTAAATGAAATTTATTTACAAACTCGTATCGAATTATGGGGTGAAGGTAAAAGTTACTTCGCCATGAAGCGTAATAAGGCTACTACTATGCGAGGATCTAATCACTTATCTTTTGTAGGAGAAGCTATCCCATATAATGATGAGAGAATGCAGTTTGAAATTCCGTTAGATGAAATTCAAAACAACCCTTTCCTTAGTGATCAAAATCAATAA